In the genome of Streptomyces aquilus, the window AGTCGGGCCGACGCCCGAGTTCCGTTGGTACGAGGACGATCGCACCGCCGCCCGCCGTGCCGCCCTGGCGTCGGCGCCCGCCGGCACCGACGCCGGGGACGGCGAGCGGTCGTCCGGCAACTGGCCGTCCGGGGACGCCCGGCGGGCCGAGGCGCAGCCGGGCGCCGACACGGCCGCACGACCCGCAGCCGTGCATCTGCCCGCCGTGTACTGCCGTAACTGCGGGCGGTCCGGATGGGCCGCGCTGTCCCCGGAGGCCGACCCGCAGCAACTCGTGATGGCGCAGGACAAGGTGTGGCGGGCGGGCGTGGGGCGCGACAAGCGTCGTATCCGCTATTTCATCGCCGCGACGCCCGCCGAGCGCGACGAGGCACTCGCGGCGCTCACCGGAGACAAGCCGGCGTCGGGCAGCGGCTTCGACCCGCTGTCCGTCGTCGTTCTCGACGCGGCCCAGGGGGCGTACCGGCTGCCCGCGCCCACCGACCGTGAGGAGTTGCAGGACGGCTGGTTCGCGCTCGCCGTCACCGACAAGAAGTCCGCTGACAAGGCCGCCGTCGACGATCGCTGCCCGGCCTGCAACACCGACAACGGCATCCGCTTTCTCGGTACGTCGCTCGCGGCGCTCGCCTCGGCGACCGTCACGCAGCTGTTCACCGGTGGGGACATCGCGCTGGTTCCGGAAGAGCGCAAGACGCTGCTGTTCAACGACTCCACGCAGGACGCCGCGCACCGGGCCGGCTACGTCGCCAACGCCTCGTACAAGTTCTCGCTCAGGTCGCTGCTCGCCCACACCCTCGCCGACGCACCGGAGCCGCTCGCGCTCAACGACCTGATCGGCAACGTCCTCGACGCCATCGACGACACCCAGGCCCTGGCAGCCGTCGTACCGCCGGATCTGCACGACGAGCCGGGCGTGGACCGGCTGTTGTCGGGTCGGGGCACCGGTGATGCCCGTACGTGGAAGCTGATCGGTGAGCGGCTGGCGTTCGCCACGGTGATGGAGTTCGGGCTGCGCTCGCGGCAGGGGCGCACGCTGGAACTCACCCGGACGGTGGCCGCCGAGGTCGCGCTCAGGCACCCGGAGCGCATCACCGCGCTGGCGCGTGATCTGCATCTGACGCTGCCGGGGCAGTTGGTCGCCGTCGGGGAGCTGCCCACGCCCGATCGCTATCTGGCGTTCGTCCGCGGGCTGTTGGAGCGGATCCGGATGCGGGGCGGTGTGCATCACCGGTGGCTGGAGCCGTGGATGCGGGATGCCGGGGTCACCCGGTTCAAGGTGTGGGGCGGACGGCCGGACGGCATGCCGGCGTTCCCCGACGGGGTGGCCGCGCCCCGGTTCCTGGTGGACGTGCCCAAGGAGAAGTCGACGTTCGACGCGGCCACGGGCCGGCTCGGCTGGTACCAGGACTGGACGCGGCGCTGTCTCGGCCTGGACGTCCAGGGCGCCAACGAGTATCTGCGGCGGCTGCTGCCCGTGCTCGTCGAGGAGGGCGTGCTGGCCGTCCGCACGGCGCAGGACCGCACGACGAAGGTGTACGGCCTGCAGCCGGGGCACATCGAGGTGCGGCTGCTGGACGACGCCGTCGTGAACCGGGCGTTCGTCAGCTGCCCCGACTGCGGCTGGGAGCAGGTCGTCCCACCCGAGCGCAAGACCCGCTGGTACGGGCACCCGTGCCCCCGCTACCGCTGCCAGGGCGTGCTGAGGCCGACGCAGGACGACCTCACCATGAGCGTCACCAGCTCCTCCGGCGGCTTCGGAGGCTCCCGCGAGCGGGACTACCGCAGCGACTACTACCGTCGGCTCTACCGGACGGGCGGAACCTTCCGCGTGGTGACGGCCGAGCACACCGGCATGCTCACCCGGCCGCAACGCGAGCGCGTCGAACGCACCTTCCGCGACGGCACCCACTACACCGATCCCAACGTGCTGTCGTGCACCCCGACCCTCGAACTCGGCATCGACATCGGCGACTTGTCGGCCGTGCTCCTCGGCTCGCTGCCGAAGGGGCCCGCCAACTACGTGCAGCGAGCGGGGCGGGCGGGCCGCCGGACCGGCAACGCGCTCGTGGTCGCCTTCGGCGGGCGTCGCGCACGCGACCTGTACTACCTGGACGAGCCACGCGAGATGATCGCGGGCGACATCGTCCCGCCCGGCTGCTATCTGTCGGCTGTCGAGATCCTGCGCCGCCAGTACACGGCCCATCTGCTGGACCTGGCCGCACGGGGCGCTCTCACCACCGCGGACGGCGAACGGCTGCAGCCCGCGCCACGGCTGGTGTCCGCGCTCTTCGGCACCACGGGCTGGTGCCAGGACTTGCAGGACGCCGCACTCACCCACGGTGCCCGGCTGGTCGAGGACTTCCTCGGCCTCTTCGCGGAGGTCACCGACCACGCCGCCGAGGAACTGCGGGCCTATGCGACCGGCGGGATCGCCCGCGCCCTCCAGGAGGCCGAGGAGGACTGGACGGCCCGCCGCGAGGAACTGCGACGGCGGATCGCGGCCATCGACACGGCGATGGACGGCCTGGTGCGGTCCGACCCCGAACAGGACCGGGAACACCGGGAGTTGATGGCCGAGCGTCGCACGACGGGCGATCTGCTGCGCGAGCTCAGCCAGACCAGCGCCCATGGCGCGCTCGTCGATCTGGGACTGCTCCCGAACTACAGCCTCACCGACACGACGACCCAGCTGGAGGCGACCCTCTACTGGACGGAGGAGCAGGAGGAAGAGGGCGCGAAGAAGACCTACCGCAGCGAGGTGCGCGACTACGAGCGGTCGCGCCGGCTCGCCCTCGCCGAACTCGCCCCCGGCAACAGCTTCTACGTCAACGGCTACAAGCACGTCGTCCGCGCCCTGGACATCGGCAGCCCCGAGCGCCGCGCCTGGTCGGTGTGGCGGCTGTGCCCGGCGTGCGGCTACACCCGCACCGACAACGCGAAGACCGACACGTTGCCCTGCCCGCGCTGCGGCGGGCGGGAGATCGCCGACGCCGGGTGCGTGCAGTACGTGCTCGAACCGCGTCGGGTGATCGCCCGCGACAAGCGTGACGACGCCCGTGTCCGGGACGACAAGGACGAACGGGACCGACGCCGCTACGCGATGCTCACGACCGTCGACATCGACCCGGTGCACCTCACGCCCGGCTCGTGGCGGCACGACACCGCCGTGTTCGGCGTCGACTTCACCCGGCGCGCCGTCATCAGAACCCTCAACCTGGGCCTCGACCGGCAGGACGGAAGCAGCACCGTGCCGGTCGCCGGGGACGAGGTGCGTCTCAACCCCTTCTATGTGTGCACCAGTTGCGGTGGGGCCACGGCCGACGGGCGTCCGGTGGTGGACCAGCCGTACGACGCCCTCACCGAGTCCCTGGCCACGTCCAGCAGAGCCGGGGCCCACCATCTGCTGTGGTGTCCGCGCCGCAAGACGCGGACCGCGGGTGAGGGACAGGGCAAGGGTCAGGACATCCCGCTGCTCCTGGCACACGAGCTGGTCACCGAGGCCGTACGCATCCTGCTGCCCGCCTCCGTGGCCCGCGCCAGGGAACGGCTCGCCTCCTTCACCGCCGCCCTGTTCGTGGGCATAGCGGCCCGATACGGCGGCGACCCGGACCACATCGACATCGCCGCCGCGTCCATGCCGGACGGCGGTGACGGCGACTGGCCCCGCCGTTTCCTGGTCGTCTACGACCGGCTGCCCGGCGGCACCGGCTATCTGCACCGCCTCGCCTCGGCGGACGGCTTCCGGGAAGTGCTGCTCAAGGCCCGCGAGGTCATCGAGAGCTGCCCGTGCATCGAGAAGGGCCTCGACGGCTGCCACCGCTGCCTGCTCCGCCGCGTCGCCGCGACCGACTACGACCGGGTCAGCCGCAACGAAGTACGGCAGATGCTGGACGAGCTGCTGGGCAAGTCCGGTGAGCGCTGGGCGACTTCACCGGTTGCGGCGACGCACGCCATTCCGCTGGAGCGGCAGGCCGAGAGCGACCTCGAGGTCATGTTCATCGACACGCTCAAGGAGTGGGCACTACAGCCGGCTTCGCAGGCGAGTGCGGATGCGTACACGACGACCGCGGGCACGTACTCGCTTGATCTGCGGCTGACGAACCCGGACGGCACCACACTGAGTTGGCGGGTGTCCCAGCAGCGTGTGCTCGACGGCACCCGCCCCGATGTGCTGTTCGAGCGGCTCGACGCACCCGGACCACGGCTGGCGCTCTACCTGGACGGGTACGAGTTCCATGCCTCGGCCAAGCACAACCGCGTCGCCGAGGATGCCGCCAAGCGAACGCGGTTGCGGGCGGAGGGGCTCCGGGTCTTCCAGCTCACGTATTACGACGTCAAGGCGTGGCGCACCCGGGTGCGCGACACCGGCTATGCGGGCACCGGGCCCGCCGACAGGGTGTGGCAGCCGTACGGCGACAAGGGGCGCCAGCAGGCGCGCACGTACTACGACAAGGTGCGCAAGCAGCTGCCGGGCGAGCTGGAGGAGAACGTCTGGGTCAACCCCGCCGAGATGCTGCTGTCCT includes:
- a CDS encoding DEAD/DEAH box helicase encodes the protein MRPTLAAAQVRGSLTQYLTTTYALTDPDTRLALERFLNHPETGIFRGPYLRIRTPFHTADDSWRRHLDWTPGFPPYRHQAKAWERLSTLRGPAQPTLITTGTGSGKTESFLVPVLDHCAREKAAGRGGVKAVLLYPMNALATDQAGRIGEYLAQPELAQVTAGLYIGDRPDTDFRRVMTRREDMRLSPPDVLITNYKMLDLLLQRGEDQPLWEGADITYVVLDEFHTYDGAQGTDVAMLLRRLATATGKSRPGQPLGTICPVATSATLGESASPDGGILDVAAQVFGMPFPADSVIGEERMTAGQFTGEVDYELPEPPSPKEVIECSGGPGIEARPDLLDLDGLAERLLGRRGLDAFQIGRLLKRHDFTHGVLSLLDGEPLSEWELRDRMSRFGYAWARTARENPRLVLQALSRFVALLSAARDPESEEKRPRPLLHVEAHLWVRPVTRVLRGVGPTPEFRWYEDDRTAARRAALASAPAGTDAGDGERSSGNWPSGDARRAEAQPGADTAARPAAVHLPAVYCRNCGRSGWAALSPEADPQQLVMAQDKVWRAGVGRDKRRIRYFIAATPAERDEALAALTGDKPASGSGFDPLSVVVLDAAQGAYRLPAPTDREELQDGWFALAVTDKKSADKAAVDDRCPACNTDNGIRFLGTSLAALASATVTQLFTGGDIALVPEERKTLLFNDSTQDAAHRAGYVANASYKFSLRSLLAHTLADAPEPLALNDLIGNVLDAIDDTQALAAVVPPDLHDEPGVDRLLSGRGTGDARTWKLIGERLAFATVMEFGLRSRQGRTLELTRTVAAEVALRHPERITALARDLHLTLPGQLVAVGELPTPDRYLAFVRGLLERIRMRGGVHHRWLEPWMRDAGVTRFKVWGGRPDGMPAFPDGVAAPRFLVDVPKEKSTFDAATGRLGWYQDWTRRCLGLDVQGANEYLRRLLPVLVEEGVLAVRTAQDRTTKVYGLQPGHIEVRLLDDAVVNRAFVSCPDCGWEQVVPPERKTRWYGHPCPRYRCQGVLRPTQDDLTMSVTSSSGGFGGSRERDYRSDYYRRLYRTGGTFRVVTAEHTGMLTRPQRERVERTFRDGTHYTDPNVLSCTPTLELGIDIGDLSAVLLGSLPKGPANYVQRAGRAGRRTGNALVVAFGGRRARDLYYLDEPREMIAGDIVPPGCYLSAVEILRRQYTAHLLDLAARGALTTADGERLQPAPRLVSALFGTTGWCQDLQDAALTHGARLVEDFLGLFAEVTDHAAEELRAYATGGIARALQEAEEDWTARREELRRRIAAIDTAMDGLVRSDPEQDREHRELMAERRTTGDLLRELSQTSAHGALVDLGLLPNYSLTDTTTQLEATLYWTEEQEEEGAKKTYRSEVRDYERSRRLALAELAPGNSFYVNGYKHVVRALDIGSPERRAWSVWRLCPACGYTRTDNAKTDTLPCPRCGGREIADAGCVQYVLEPRRVIARDKRDDARVRDDKDERDRRRYAMLTTVDIDPVHLTPGSWRHDTAVFGVDFTRRAVIRTLNLGLDRQDGSSTVPVAGDEVRLNPFYVCTSCGGATADGRPVVDQPYDALTESLATSSRAGAHHLLWCPRRKTRTAGEGQGKGQDIPLLLAHELVTEAVRILLPASVARARERLASFTAALFVGIAARYGGDPDHIDIAAASMPDGGDGDWPRRFLVVYDRLPGGTGYLHRLASADGFREVLLKAREVIESCPCIEKGLDGCHRCLLRRVAATDYDRVSRNEVRQMLDELLGKSGERWATSPVAATHAIPLERQAESDLEVMFIDTLKEWALQPASQASADAYTTTAGTYSLDLRLTNPDGTTLSWRVSQQRVLDGTRPDVLFERLDAPGPRLALYLDGYEFHASAKHNRVAEDAAKRTRLRAEGLRVFQLTYYDVKAWRTRVRDTGYAGTGPADRVWQPYGDKGRQQARTYYDKVRKQLPGELEENVWVNPAEMLLSYLRSPAPDLWLARAEAAVAGLTGAEVAQTAKVPAEALSAQLGDALRGAPLTGGGGPLQVLAAKDRSGCPLVVVADGRRRPPAWTALCVLDDGAGVFADSEAHKVRWRAWLYWSNLLQFLEHGGGDSAQLTISRLGAFAPETLAIVGGSGWLASARIELEAVEQEGAEATVVLEPAVVATPSVRNVAVSAQQNQGWDRVLEYLDPDEPGLQLLAVSLAMGGAPAPVDGFELDEHGWLAELAWPDRKVGVVLAHQPSGAEPDYEAQDRDRAFAAAGWEVRSASDWTAEELAERLDAHVQNNGTTQGEPRR